Genomic DNA from Dehalogenimonas lykanthroporepellens BL-DC-9:
GTCAGCGCCGCATCGGCCTCCAGTAGAAACGCCAGCCTTTCCAGGTCTGTGGCGAACAGTTCCATCAACGTCTCCGGTCAGTTTGCTGTGCTCTCCGCGACCTGCGGGGAGCGTTCAGCGGTTACTTACCGGAAGCGTCGGCGATGTGTCGGAGGGTGACGGCGAATTTCAGCGGGCGGGGTTCAGCCGGAAATTTCCTGGAAGTTGCCGAGATTTGGCTTGAAAGTCGATCTGCTATTCGTTATCTTGTGTTATCATGTTTTATTATTGGGCTCAGAAAAGCGGTGACTGACATGGAACCTCAAGACAAATGGCTGACCATCGAGGAGCTTTCCGGCTATCTGAAGATGAGCCGCAGCAAGCTCTATCAGATGGCCCAGAAAGGCGAGCTGCTCGGTTCCAAGATCGGAACACAGTGGCGGTTCGACCGGGATGAGATCGACGATTGGGTGAAAAGCAAGCGGCCTGCGGCGGATAAAAAATCCACGGGGGAAACAAAATGACTACCTCGACAACGCAGAGTCCGAATGAAAAAACCGTTCGTCTGGTCGATTATTTGCTCCGGCTGGCGACTCTGCGTTCGAAACTGATTCGCGATATTGCCGAATACGAGAAGATCCTTTGGGTTTCAAGCGTCCCGCATGAGCGAGGGTGTTTTACTCAGGCGTGGGGACGTGATGAGGAGCATGAGCCGGACGAGTGGCTTGAGGTGGAAAATCGGCGGGAGCCGGAATTGCCTGCCGTACCCGCTCAATGCAAAGACTGGGTAAATCAAACTGCACTACGAAATAAGGGCGATTTGCCTGAACTTCTGTCAAAAATCACTAGACAAATCCAAAATCCAGATTGGCACGAAGGATCGGATCAACCGGAAACGATTCCGCACACTGAACATATAGAAGATCATCCGACGATTCAGCGTGCATGGGATCGGTATGTTGAAGAAAAGTGGCTACCCTGGACAGAGTCACATAATGCCTGGGAGAAGGTCCACAAAGTATATTCCTCACTCTTTGCCATCCATCAGGAGCAACTCCGCCTTGGGGAGGAATATGAACTCGTGCTCGGTTTAGGCCTGCTGACTTGGCAGACGCCCACCGGGCAGCGTGCCCGGCGGCACTTGGTTGTCGCCGACGCTATTCTTGAGTTCGAAGCCCGTTTGGGCAAATTCACCGTCCGTCCTCATACCGAAGGTGCCAAATTACGCCCCGAACTCGATATGTTGGATATCGAGGAACAGCCAGCGCGTGCCGAAGAAACCGCGAAGGTTTCACTTTCCAGAGCCGAAGACGACCCCTGGGAGAAGGGATGTGTTGAAGGCGTGCTCCAGGCTTTGGTGCATTCGATCAATTCGCAAGGCGATTATGACGACTCCCTGGAAGTGAAAAATATTCGCGCTTCATCGAAGCCAGTCGTCGAATATGCTCCTGCTTTGATTCTGCGAAAACGCTCTACCAAAGGCCTTACTGAAACCTTGAAACGGATCAAGGAGCAAATCGAAAAGGGCGAAGACATCCCCGGCGAATTTGCAGACCTTGCCGAGGTTCGCACGAAAAATGATCGTGATCAGAGCGACGGTCTGGACGATACCAATGCTGAATTCGATGGGGAAGTATTTTTCCCAAAGCCTTCGAATGATGAGCAACGCCGCATCGTGGATAAGATTCGTGCGGCAAGCGGCGTTCTGGTGCAAGGGCCGCCCGGCACCGGGAAATCCCATACTATCGCGAATCTGATTTGCCATTTGCTTGCAACGGGACAGCGAACGCTGATCACGGCGAAGACACCACGTGCGCTTCAGGTTCTTGAAGGACTTGTTCCAAATGAATTACGCCCTCTCTGCATCAACTTGCTTGGCAGCGGACTTGAGGAGCGGCGCTCTTTAGAGTCCAGCGTTGGCGGCATTCTCCGCAAAAATGAGGAATGGAAAGAAGATCGCGCCACACGAGAACGTGTGGAACTTGAAGAGAGTCTCCGAAAGCTCCGGGAAGAAAAGGCCAAGGTCGACCGGCGGCTCCGTGACATCCGAGAATCCGAAACACATACGCAATCCATTGCAGAGGGGACCTATCGAGGGACAGCGGCCAGAATCGCCGAAGCTGTGAGCCGCGACCGCGCCGCCTTCGAATGGTTCTCGGATTCGGTGCCTTTGGAAAAGACCTGCCAGATATCCACAAGCGATTTGCGTAACGTTCTGGAGACTCTCCGTCGCTTTACGCTTGAGAAGCGCAGGGAATTGGATCTTGTGTGGCCCGACGCCTTGCTGTCCTCGGAAGGCTTCGCCGATCTGGTGAAGAACGAGACAAATGCGATTGAAGAACAGGAGGCATCAACAGGCGGAGCCGATGAACGTTTCGCCGATTTGCTGGCAAAAAACAATCCATCGACCATCGAGGCAATTCGTGACGTTCTGTCCACTTTCCGCGATACCAGAAAAAGGTTAATGGCGGTTCCGCATTCGTGGATGAACGATGCTGTGCGCGATGTTCTGGGCGGAAATTCGTCCCTGTGGCACGAACTGCTCCGTGTCACGCGATACGCCATTACATCAGTCGAGGAACACATTGCGGTAGCGGATGACACCAAGATTGAATTCCCGGATACCTGCGACGTCAGAGTGCTGTGTGAAGACGCCAGAAAACTTAAAGAACACATGGATAATGGCGGTAAACTGGGTTGGGGCGTATTCCGACCGAGGCCCGTAAAAGAACGGATTTATGTGATCAAGTCTGTGAAGATCAACGGTCGCCCTTGCTTGACAGGCGAACATTTCGCAACCCTTTCCAATGTACTTCATGTCCGCATCGAATGCGAGAAAGCATGGGGATTTTGGATAGGTCGGTCTGATAAGGCGCAAGGGCCTTATGCTCTGCAACTGACTACTCTCAAATCACTGAGCAACGCACTTGAAAACGCCTTGTCGCTTGAAGGAATTATTGGCAATTGCCGTGAGGCAATACAGAGATGCCCGACAATAGAAGAGCCCGTATGGGCAGATGAGTCCCAGGTTGAAAGAATAATCCTGTCCTGCCGTCTCGCGTTGGCAAGTATCCACAGACGGATTACTGCTGAGGAAATCCAGCGTGTTGAAGTTCCGGTTTCTTCCATAGCCGCCAAGAGCAACGCACATCCTGTAACGAAAGAATTACTGATCGCGATTCGTGGCCGCAATGTTGACGGATTCGCACAAAGCATAAACAAGATACAGGATTTGGATAAGGAGCGCCTGCGCCTCCGGAAAGTCGAAGAATACCTAAAGAAATTACGCCACCTGCTTCCGCGCCTTGCGGATTGTTTGGAGGCCACCTGCTATGAGCCATATTGGGAGGAGCGAATTCAGCGTATT
This window encodes:
- a CDS encoding transcription elongation factor GreA/GreB domain protein (PFAM: transcription elongation factor GreA/GreB domain protein~KEGG: cli:Clim_0577 superfamily I DNA and RNA helicase subunits-like protein), encoding MTTSTTQSPNEKTVRLVDYLLRLATLRSKLIRDIAEYEKILWVSSVPHERGCFTQAWGRDEEHEPDEWLEVENRREPELPAVPAQCKDWVNQTALRNKGDLPELLSKITRQIQNPDWHEGSDQPETIPHTEHIEDHPTIQRAWDRYVEEKWLPWTESHNAWEKVHKVYSSLFAIHQEQLRLGEEYELVLGLGLLTWQTPTGQRARRHLVVADAILEFEARLGKFTVRPHTEGAKLRPELDMLDIEEQPARAEETAKVSLSRAEDDPWEKGCVEGVLQALVHSINSQGDYDDSLEVKNIRASSKPVVEYAPALILRKRSTKGLTETLKRIKEQIEKGEDIPGEFADLAEVRTKNDRDQSDGLDDTNAEFDGEVFFPKPSNDEQRRIVDKIRAASGVLVQGPPGTGKSHTIANLICHLLATGQRTLITAKTPRALQVLEGLVPNELRPLCINLLGSGLEERRSLESSVGGILRKNEEWKEDRATRERVELEESLRKLREEKAKVDRRLRDIRESETHTQSIAEGTYRGTAARIAEAVSRDRAAFEWFSDSVPLEKTCQISTSDLRNVLETLRRFTLEKRRELDLVWPDALLSSEGFADLVKNETNAIEEQEASTGGADERFADLLAKNNPSTIEAIRDVLSTFRDTRKRLMAVPHSWMNDAVRDVLGGNSSLWHELLRVTRYAITSVEEHIAVADDTKIEFPDTCDVRVLCEDARKLKEHMDNGGKLGWGVFRPRPVKERIYVIKSVKINGRPCLTGEHFATLSNVLHVRIECEKAWGFWIGRSDKAQGPYALQLTTLKSLSNALENALSLEGIIGNCREAIQRCPTIEEPVWADESQVERIILSCRLALASIHRRITAEEIQRVEVPVSSIAAKSNAHPVTKELLIAIRGRNVDGFAQSINKIQDLDKERLRLRKVEEYLKKLRHLLPRLADCLEATCYEPYWEERIQRIGDAWHWAQARYWIEEYIRQEDVPALAKRAKQIEDEVNGIIAKLASLHAWSFCFSRLKEDHRRHMEAWQQSMRRLGKGTGKHAHRHRREAQGHLNECREAVPAWVMPLHRVWDTVYPAPGMFDVIIVDEASQCGVEALPLFYLGKKIVIVGDDKQISPDAVGLPRDAVHRLMEEFLYDFHFKSSFDIESSLFDHGKLRYGTRRITLREHFRCMPEIIRFSNDLCYSDTPLIPLRQYGPNRLPPLEHVFVSGGYREGTNNRTINRPEAEAIVARIASLCDDSRYDDMSIGVVVLQGEAQAALIENQLLERLGAEEMERRRLVCGNPYSFQGDERDIMFLSLVAANNERIGPLTKAADERRFNVAASRARDRMILFHSVTCDDLSTTCLRRKLLDFFEKTKPQQIAGIDRDELERRAVQDNRRVVNPPAPFESWFEVDVALELLRKKFVVLSQYEVAGKRIDLVVEGGQARLAVECDGDNWHGADRYEDDMQRQRQLERCGWEFFRVRESGFYSNKVDALKGLWDALEERGIYPQNIDIPDEPNPSTSAPQDEPVEEEPQESEPARPIHEPEVDIKVEVEDTVVYVDIENPQVEKQALITCEKSNPEWGAININTPIARALIGATLGSTVEAKLPKGTVSLLIKDIKKPRS
- a CDS encoding DNA binding domain protein, excisionase family (TIGRFAM: DNA binding domain protein, excisionase family~KEGG: pap:PSPA7_3695 putative helicase), giving the protein MCRRVTANFSGRGSAGNFLEVAEIWLESRSAIRYLVLSCFIIGLRKAVTDMEPQDKWLTIEELSGYLKMSRSKLYQMAQKGELLGSKIGTQWRFDRDEIDDWVKSKRPAADKKSTGETK